The genomic window GGTGACGCCATCATTTTCGATATTAGAAATGGTGTTTTTACTAAATCCTAAAATAACACTTAATGTTGATGCAGCAATGTGGTGTTTTTTCCTGAAACGAATAATTTCTTCTGGAGCTGCCGCTCCTTTAGAAATAAGATAAGCACTCTTTAGTGATTTTAAATTACGATTCATTTGACTCTTGGTATAAAACGCAACCTTATGCTCCCTATGAATCATACCAGTATTTTCATCCACTTCATAATCCAAATAATACACTTCCTTGTATGATAATATAATCCCTTTGACTTTTTTTTCTACAGTTCTTTCTAATTCATTTGTAGGTTTTTGTTCTCTTGTTATATTTTTTTTTGCTTCCATAGTTTTTAATTTTTAAACGGTTGATCCATTGTATAATCAGGAATATGATTTGAAAAAACCAACACCTGTAACCCACGAATTTCTAGTCCGTATTTCAAATAAATCTCAATTCTATCAGCTCCGACAAACACACGAAACGCACAAACGTTAAAATCAGCACCTCCAGAAGGATCAACGCCTCTGTAATAATTTTTAGGAGTTAATTTTAGAATCGCATCTTCAATAGCATTTGCATTTATATCATAATCAATCATCAAGTTTTCTAACTCCAAACTTGCTTTTTTTGTGAAAGTTTTAGCCTCACCTTCTAAAATTCTTTTTTTTTGTCTCAGCAATAAATTCCTGTATTACTCTAATATTGTCTTTCGTGTTTGGTAATTTGATCATCGGTATAATGGGCTTAATCCTACAAATATACAAATAAATTCCCAATCATTGGGAGTTAAAGCTGTTAATTTGATACTATAAGGGACTCTATAAATCCAAAATAAGTGTGACGAACTAATAAAAAAAGACTTCATTGTGAGTACTTTCCTTTTTTTACTAATTTGGAGTATAACAGAACCCAAATATGTTCTTGCTTTATGAAAAACCTACAGCTACTTCCGAGTACATTTCGCGATGAATCAATCGTTACGATTTCTTTTTCTTATGATCCCGAGCTTATTCAAACTATAATATCGTGTTTTTTTAGTAGTTATAAAACAACGTAATAAGTTTTTTTTAGGTATGACTAAACAACTTACAGAATATATTAGCTGGGTAAATGAGTTAAAAATATTAATTCAAAAAACCTAGCTCCGTATTCTATGACTAAAAAAATTAAATTTAGAACGGATAAGCACTGAACAAATAAACTTACCCTCCTACCCATACATCTTTGTACGAAGCTCCTTAATCTTAGAATCTTGCATATACTCATCAAAGGTCGTGTAACGATCAATTACGCCCTTAGGCGTCAGCTCAATCACCCTATTGGCCAAGGTTTGTGCAAACTCATGATCGTGGGTGGTAAACAATACCGTTCCTTTAAAGTTTTTTAAGGAATTATTAAAGGCTGTGATACTTTCCAAATCCAAGTGGTTGGTCGGTTCATCGAGCATGAGGACGTTGGCACGCATCATCATCATACGGGAAAGCATACAACGCACTTTTTCGCCACCCGACAGTACGTTCGATTGTTTGAGCGCTTCTTCCCCACTGAAAATCATTTTCCCTAAAAACCCACGAATGTGTACTTCTTCGCGTTCTTCTTCCGTTTTGGTCCACTGTCGCAACCATTCCACCAAATTCATGGCATTCTTAAAAAAGCTGCTATTATCTAAAGGCAAATACGATTGCGTTGTGGTCACACCCCATTGGAATGTTCCGCTTTTAGCCTCTAATTTTTTTGTGACGATGTCGTAGAATGCAGAAGTGGCTCGGGAATCTTTAGAATACACCACCACTTTATCGCCTTTGTTCAAGTTAAAATCAATCTTATCAAAAAGCGTGTCACCTTCCAATTGGTAGGCTAATTTTTCAACATTTAAAATCTGATCTCCTGCTTCGCGTTCGCGTTCGAAAATAATGGCTGGATAACGTCTGCTAGAAGGACGAATGTCCGCCACATCTAACTTATCAATCATTTTCTTTCGACTCGTGGCTTGTTTGGACTTCGCCATATTGGCAGAAAAACGACGGATGAATTCTTCTAATTCTTTCTTTTTATCTTCTGACTTTTTATTCAGTTGGGCGCGTTGTTTGGCAGCCAATTGAGACGACTCGTACCAAAATGTATAATTCCCAGAGAAGTGGTTGATCTTATTAAAATCGATATCTGAAATATGTGTACATACCGCATCCAAAAAGTGACGGTCATGCGATACCACAATCACACAACTATCGTAATTGGCTAAGAAATGCTCTAACCAAGAGATGGTTTCATAATCCAAATCATTGGTAGGCTCATCCATAATTAACACATCTGGCGATCCAAACAGGGCTTGTGCCAACAAGACGCGAACCTTTTGTTTTCCGTCCAAATCTTTCATTAGGGTGTAGTGGTGCTCTTCTTTGATCCCTAAATTTGAGAGCATAGACGCCGCATCACTGTCGGCATTCCATCCGTTCATTTCTTCAAACTTCACTTGAAGCTCTCCAATACGGTCGGCATTTGCATCTGAATAATCGTTGTACAAGGCGTCAATTTCAGCCTTAATTTTAAACAGCGGATTGTTTCCCATAATCACCGTTTCCAATACGGTATGCTCATCGTAAAGATTGTGATTTTGCTCAAGTACCGACATGCGTTTCCCGGGCTCCAAGTGCACATGTCCAGAAGTGGGTTCTTGCACCCCTGCTATGATATTTAGAAATGTAGATTTCCCAGCCCCATTGGCGCCAATAATTCCATAGCAATTTCCGGTATTGAAAGACGTATTGACTTCATCAAAAAGAATTCGTTTTCCAAATTGTACTGATAAGTTTGAAACTGATAACATGCTTAAAATAATTTTTTGCAAAAGTAAATAAATCAAACCACCCATCAAATTAAACCGCCTCGTAATTTAACAACGCCTTAACAAGAATAAATCATATCATAGCGTACTTTTGAAAGTATCAAGATATTAATTGCCATATTTTTAAATAGATGAAACCAATACACCTCCTTTTTGGGCTTTTAATCTTTGTGGGCTGTCAGACCAGTCCCGAAGAAATCAAGCCTGTTTTTGTGGGTGGGGACATCATCAATCCCAGCAATAATTATGTGGTTTTATATGATACACAAAACAATACAGACACCTTATATCTGAATGATGAGAATCGGTTTTTTCATCATTTCACAAACTTCAAACCGGGGATTCATTCTTTTGTACATGGCGGAAAATACCAATCCATTTTACTAGAAGAAAATGACAGTATTATGATGCACATCAATACCCACGATTTTGACGAATCAATTGTTTATAATGGGATTGGCGCTAAAAAAAATAATTATCTTATTAATCTTTTATTAAAACTAGAGAAAGAAGATCGTAAAACCAATGCGTTTTACGCCAAACCACCTGAAAAATACCATCAAAATATAGAAGCATTCATTTCTAAAAACACCAAAGACTTAGAGTTTTTTATGACTAAAAACCTAAATTCTGAGCTCTTTAAAAAGGTAGCCCTTTCCAGTATAAAATACCATTATTTCACCCGAAAAGAATTGTATCCGTTCCGTCATTTTGGCGTTCATAATTTCAGTAATTTTAAAGAACTCCCTTCTGATTTTTATGAGTTCAGGGAGGAAATTGTTTACAACGATATCGATCTTAAAGATTTTTATCCCTACTATAATTTTTTATTTCCTCATATCAATAATTTGGCACTGGAACAATTGACTACTGCCAATCCGGAATTCACTTTGGAGGATCATCAGCTAGACTACACCAGTCGAAAGTTAGAGCTCATCGATAGCTTGGTGACCAATACCATGATTAAAAATAATTTATTAAAATATACCACACGAAATTTCATTTCCAATTCAAACTCCATCGATCAGAGTTATATTTTGTACCAATCTTTTTTGGATAAAAGCACCAATGAAAAGGATAAAAAATACATTAAAGACTTGTTTAAAAATGTGCAAGGTTTGCAACCGGGCTATCCGCTCCCAGCGATTGAAGTGATCAATCATACAAATGAAACCGTAAATATCAATACGATATTTGATAAAACAACGGTGATTTATTTTTGGGACAATGCCAGTCGTTACCATTTTGAAAACAGTCATATCAAAGTGAAAACCCTACAAGAAAAATTACCAAACATTGATTTTGTTGCCATCAATATCAACTCCATGCACACCTATGTATGGAAAAATATGATTTTCGGAAATCAGTTCAAAATCAACAACGAATACCGTTTTGCAGATCCCTCCTATGCCAAAAAACGCTTGGCGATTAACTACATAAAAAAAGTTTTGATTGTGGATCGTAATGGCGTTATTTTAAATGCTACCGCCGATTTGTTTGATCCTGAATTTGAAGTCTCTCTTAAAAAATACAAATAAAAAAAGACTCTCTAAAAAGTAGAAAAACTGTCATTCTGAACCTGCCTGACGGTAGGCAGGTTTATTTCAGAATCTGAAGCAAGTTCAGATTGACAAAGCAAAATCTTTCTAGACAGCCTTCGCAAACTGCATCTATTTAAATCAAATAATTAATTTCCTTTTTTATAATCTTCTAAAAATTTAGCCAAACCACTATCAGTCAATGGGTGACGTAACAAACCTTCAATAGAGCTCAAAGGACCTGTCATGACATCGGCGCCTAATTTAGCACAGTCAATCACGTGCATGGTATGACGTACAGAAGCTGCTAAAATTTCAGTACCAAATCCGTAATTATCGTAGATAAGACGAATCTCCGCAATTAAATTTAAACCGTCTGTTGAGATATCATCCAAACGCCCAATAAACGGCGATACATAAGTCGCACCTGCTTTAGCAGCTAACAAAGCTTGCCCGGGTGAAAACACCAAAGTAACATTGGTTCTAATGCCTTTATCGCTGAAATATTTACACGCTTTTACACCGTCTTTAATCATTGGAAGTTTCACCACAATTTGTGGATGCAAAGCTGCTAGAGCCTCCCCTTCTTTAACCATCCCATCAAAATCTGTAGAAATAACTTCCGCAGACACATCTCCTTCAACAATTGCACAAATGGCTTTGTAGTGGTTCAAAATGTTTTCTGCACCAGTGATGCCTTCTTTGGCCATTAATGAGGGGTTGGTAGTAACGCCATCCAAAACACCTAGGTCTTGCGCTTCTTTAATCTGATCTAAATTGGCAGTGTCAATAAAAAATTTCATGATTTTTTTTGGTTTGAATTAATGGGAACAAAATTAGTACATTATAACTGCTTGACAACAGTTATTTTAAAAAATAATAGGTTGCCTTATATATTATAAAAACGACTTAAAAGCTTCTCATACCACAAATCTGGAAGGATGCGCTTTAAAACCACTGAAAACTTTTGTAGAAATGCCCCAACTTTATAATGAATTTTTGGGTTTTTAGAGGTGATAATTTTATGAATAACCTGAGCCATGAGCAACGGATTTTTCCCAGAATCAACGTGGGAGTCCATCAAATTTAAAGTGGTGCCGTAAGCTACTTTATAGGGGGAATCTTCTAATAAAGGCGCATGGTAACGTCCTGCTGCAATATTAGTGGCAAAATCACCAGGGGCAATATTACTCATCGTAATATTAAATGCTTTGAGTTCCATACGATACGATTCCGTAATCAGCTCCAAAGCGCCTTTACTCGCACTGTACACCCCTCTAAACGGCAATCCCATATAGCCCGCAATAGACGTGATGTTTAGAATTTGTCCTGATTTTTGCGTTCGCATATAAGGCAACACGGCATTGATCATATTTATAGGTCCAAATAGATTCGTTTCAAAATTACGTTTCATCTCCTCCATTGGGATTTCTTCTAAAGGTCCCGTAATTCCAATCCCGGCATTATTGACCAATACATCAATTTGACCTGTTTTGGAAATCAATTCAGAAACACATTCAGAAATGGACGCTGTTTGGGTGACGTCTAATTTTATAATTGGAAACTTAGAATCTGTATATTTTTCTGGAAAACGGCTTGTACCATAAACGGTAAAACCTTTGTCGGTAAGGTACTCTCCTATTGATTTTCCAATCCCAGAAGATCCGCCTGTAATTAAAACAACTTTTGCCATTGAATATCGTGATTTAAGAAGCTAAAGATAGGAAAGATTTATGGAAACTATGGGATACAAAAAATGGCAAGCTACCTACATCACACTGCTACGACCATTTACCTTTGCTGCGTTCCCGCCCTGGAGGATTCAACAGGAGCTAGTTGTGTAGGACTTGCCTCTGCAAAGATACAAAGTTTTAATATTCACGCAATGATTTTTTTAACTGAATATAAATAAATAAATTGCTAAAAAATATAATTGCACTATGCATACCTACAAACTATTGACATTCATCGGACTTAACGTTTTGATCTCCGCCTGCGGATCAACCACCAAATCAAACTTTTCAATCAAAACAAACAGCGAAACAAACATAATTTCCAATGCTGAAACACTTTCTATTGAGCTTCTAAATCCAAACAATAGAGATTTTGACTCTATTCAGTTGACTTTGGATACTAAAATAATTACGGCTTCCGTTGATTTATCAGCAATACCCTTAGGAGAAAAACTCATAAAAGCCAAAGTATTTTATGACGATACTTTTGAAGTCGCCCTTAAAAAAGTGGTGGTGGTGAATGCCAAACCACCAAAAATATATACCTATGAAATTGTAAATACCTATGCTCACGATATCACATCTTATACACAAGGACTTGAGTTTTATAAGGGAGACCTTTATGAAAGTACGGGGCAATACGGCGAATCTAAACTGAGAAAACTTGATTATAAGAATGGATCCGTTGTTAAAAATGTTGATTTAAGTTCTTCTTATTTTGGGGAAGGGCTCTCGGTTTTAAATGATAAAATTTATCAACTCACATGGAAAGAAGGCCGTGGGTTGGTGTATGATGTCAATAGTTTTGAACAGATAGAAACCTTTAATTACGGACAAAGTAAAGAAGGTTGGGGACTGTGTAATGACGGTCAGAAGTTTTATAAATCTGATGGATCTGAATATCTGTGGTTTTTGAATCCTAAAACTCTGGCGGAAGAAGGGTCTTTGCAAGCCTACACCAATAAAGAGAAATTGACAAACCTCAATGAATTGGAATGGGTGGATGGAAAAATTTATGCAAATCGCTATCAGAAAGATGGTATCGCCATCATCAATCCAGAAAATGGAGCGATCGAAGCGGTCATCGATTTTAAAGCCTTAAAAACAAAAGTAACCAAACACCAAGGATTGGATGTTTTAAATGGAATGGCCTACAACCCAAAAACAAAAACCTTATTTGTGACTGGAAAACGTTGGGATAAATTATTTGAAGTTAAAATTATTGAAAATTAATGATGGTATTTGAAGCCACTCGATCTGTTGTTTCGGACGACTTAGACGACTTAATGCATGTGAATAATGTGCGTTATGTGCAATGGGTTCAAGATATTGCGAAGTCGCATTGGGAAGCTTCCACCACTCCACTCCAACAACAAGAAAATATTTGGGTCTTATTGAGCCATCACATCGATTATAAATCTGCTGCCAAACTCCACGATGAAATTCACCTCAAAACCTATGTCACACGCTCTGAGGGCGTCAGCTCTACACGCATCGTTGAAATGTATCATAAGAACAGTGACAAATTGATTGTCAAATCTGAAACCACTTGGTGCTTGTTAGATGCAACAAGCAAAAAACCAAAACGAATCAGCCCTGAGATTGCTAAAGTGTTTCGTTAATTTTAGTTTAAATGTGTGTTAAGGCATTCTTAATCTGTCTGTGATAGTAATCTGGATTGTTTTATTTTGAATAAAACTTAACCCCTAATGCTTAAACCACTATTAACCCTCCTCTTAATAATGCCGATTGTGGGTTCCTCACAATCAATTTCAGGGATTCTATTTGATGCAAAATCGACCGCCAAAAACGTAACCATTCGCAACGTTTCTCAAGGAATTAAAAGCTATTCTGATGAGAACGGAACATTTAAAATCCAAGCTAAAATTAATGACACCCTTGTGTTTGAATCCATTTTATATAAAAGGAAAGAAATTATACTCAAACAACTTGATTTTGAAGAAGTGTTTATTGTCGATTTGAAACGTATGCTTAACGAACTTGACGAAGTCATTTTAAGCACTGGTCAAAAAACGAAAGCGTTTGATGAGAAAAAATATTCTAAAGACTTTCAAAAAAACTTAAAATCAGATAAAAAACAAAATCCCAATAAATATGTGACCCCGAACCCAAATATGGATTTTATGGCAATTTTTAGTAAGATTGGTAAGCTTTTTAAAAAAAAGAATGTAGAATCTAAAAAGCAAATCAAGCTTGAACAATTAGACTCCCTGTTCCGTAAAGATTTAGAATTTAACTACCAATTCCTCACTGAAAGCTTAGGCATTCAAACGGATCATATTCAATTATTTTTCAATTATTGTGAAGGGAAACAATTGGATGATTCCCTGCTTGGTGCATCAAAAAGGTTCGAGTTGATGGATCAACTATTTAAACTGAGTAAAGAATACTTGATTTTTATTAATGAATAAAATTTAAAGACCTACATACGATTCGTTTAATTCAAAAGTTATATTTTTACCAAAACACTACAACTTATGATCCGCTCCCTTTATTTTATAATTAGTTTTTTTATACTCATTTTTTGGAGTTCTTGTCGTCAAGATTTTGAATTTACACCAAGTACGGGCACTCTTAGCTTTTCAAAAGACACCGTCTATTTAGATACTATTTTTTCAAATATTGGTTCTAGCACCTATACCCTTAAAGTGTATAACAACTCTGATAACGACATTCTGATTCCGTCTTTAAAATTGAGCAACGGACAGAATTCCAATTACCGAATGAATGTGGATGGTATGATTGGAAACGGAACACTAGTCGGAAAAGAATTTGAAAATGTAGAACTTCTGGCACAAGACAGTATGTTTGTATTTATTGAAACCACCATTGACATTCAGCCCTTAGTCGCCAATGAAACCCAGTTTTTATACACCGATGCGATTGAATTTGGAACGGGCCCGAACACTCAAAAAGTAGAATTGGTAACCTTAGTGAAAGATGCCGTATTTATCTATCCAAATAAAGATGCGAATGGCGTCGTAGAAACACTCATTTTTGATGTAGACGGCGATGGTGTTGACGATGAAACCAATGTGCAAGGGCGTTTTTTAGAAGATTCAGAATTAACATTTACCAATGAAAAACCTTATGTGATTTACGGCTATGCGGCTGTTGCAGACGGAAAAACACTTGACATTAATGCGGGAGCCCGTGTGCATTTTCATGCCAATTCGGGGCTTCTGATCACTGAAAATGCTTCTTTACACATCAATGGATTGCCGAGTTTAGATGCCGAAATTTTGGAGAATGAAATCATCATTCAGGGCGATCGTTTGGAACCCCTTTACGAAGACATTCCTGGGCAATGGGAAGCTATCTGGTTGTTGAATGGCAGTACCAACAACAGCATCAATCATGCAACCATCAAAAATGGAACCGTGGGTATTTTAAGTGATGGCAATCAAGACGATCCTACAAAACTCGTGATTACAAATTCACAGATTTATAACTCCAGTAATTTTGGGATCTTGGGAAGAGGTACTTCCATCAGTGCTGAAAATGTAGTGCTCAATATTAGCGGCGTGTCCTCTTTTGCGGGTACCTACGGTGGAAATTATAATTTCACGCATTCGACCATCGCTAACTATTGGGCCAATAGCTTTAGACAATTCCCGGCCTTATTACTTAATAATTTTATTATTGATGCAGAAAACACCGTATTTACAAATCCTTTAGAATCTGCGAATTTTACCAACTGTATTATTTATGGAAATGACAATCCAGAATTGTTGTTGGAGAAAGAACCCTCTGAAGTATTTAATTTTAAATTCACCAATAGTTTAATTTACTTTGACGACCCAACAGGGTTTTATTCAGAGTCCCAATACGATTTTAGCAATACAGATCACTTCGAAAATGTGATGTTTAACAACGATCCTCAGTTTTTAGATCCTTCTATAAACCAATTGAACATTCCATTTGGGTCTCCTGCAGAAGGCTCAGGTATTGTCGTAGGAAACTTAAACGTGGATATCACAAACACCACACGCACGTCCCCACCCGATTTAGGCGCTTATAATGCGACTGAATTTGAGGATTAAATAAAAAGGGATTGTTTAATAAATTAAAAAAAATGTCATTCTGTTTTATTTCAGAATCTCAAAGTATTGTAAATCAATATTAATGAGAAGCAGAAACCACTTCAGCTTGACAAGAAAAAAGACTTTTAGACAGCCTCTAGTGTTTAAAATTAAATACTCACTCTTTACCAGTAAATTCCCCGCTACCGCACGAATCCTTTCGTGTGGTAATTTAACATTCTAAAAACCAGCACATCATCTATAAATCCTTTTTGACCTGCATAATCAACGGCACTACTATAAACATATTCTTCTGGATTATGAAATTTATAATTTCTACTCATCTAACCTCCTTCTTAAATTTAAAATACAATTCTTTGTTTTTATCAAACTCGTTACTTTTCTTTATGACCACACGAAAGGATTCGTGCGGCAGCGAGGGTCAACAAACTTTATAGGATTATTTTTGACAAAATTATAAGGCGATAAAGATAAGTTTTGAGGAATTTCAGCTAAAGGGTCAAGGTTCATCCAACGTCCCAAAGCAGGATCATAATTTCTTGCAGAGACATCGTACCAATCCAATCCAATCCGAGTTCTTCCCCAGACTCTTTACCTCCAAATTTAAAACGTGACGCCACGCTATTTCTAAAGGCGCTCATGTTATTATTGTACCCTTTATGTTCAAGTCCAAAGGGATAGAAGCCCCCCGTCTTTTTTAAGGGCTTTACCTCTTTTTTTGAGTATGCCAACCTTAAATTTGGTACAGTTTCAATATGTAATTTTAGACAACCCATGTGCTATTCCTAAACTAATTCTTTGTCATGAATTGACCTAATGTTTCTCTAAAAATCATACGTTTGGAATGATTTATGTATCTTTGTTTATCTAAAAGATAATATTATGGGAGCATTAGAATTAAGAGCTAAACTGATAGAACAATTTAATTTGTTTATACAAGACGATTCAAAACTTATAGCTTTAGATGGTGTTTTTGATTCTATTAATACATCTACACAAGCCCCATCTATTATTCCAGAGGAACATTATAAAATTGTTGAAGAACGTCGTCGCAAATATCATGCAGGAGAAACAAGTGGTTCTACTTGGGACGAAGTCAGACAAAAATTGAGAAATAAGTATGGGTTCTAAATTAATCATTGAACTTGAAGCGCAAATAGAAATTGATAAAGCAATAGAATGGTACGAGTCCAAGCAAATTGGATTAGGTGCAGATTTTTTCAATTATTTAGATGGCTATTTTCAAACCCTAAAAAATGGTGAGGCATTATTTGAAATAAAGAGAAAGCCAGTCTTTCGAGAACTTCCGTTAAAAAGATTTCCTTACATAATTATATACGAAGAATATCAAAATCAGGTGATTGTATATTCTGTATTTAATACTTTTCAAGACCAAAATAAAAAAACGAAATAAATTTCATTTTTATTATTCAGAATAAGGTATTATCTGTTTAAACTTTTATATCCATCTACTCCATGTTCTTGTGCAAATTGACGAGCTACCATATGCCCTTCAAAGTGAACTTCTCTTTCTCCCCAAATACTCCAAATAAATTTATAATTGTTATCCTTAAGAAATTTATTAAATAAGTCTTTCCTTAAATAGACAAAATGTTGATTAGAATTATAGTCGTCATAATTCCTAAGATTAATTGACGCTAAATCTCCATTCCTTTCGTAAAGATTAAAAGTTTGTGGAACATCAATTAAATCTAAATGAAATGCAATTTATTTTGCTACAACATTCTGATGACCTGCCTGATTAACAGAACTATGATAGCTCTCCCCGGATACCGCACGAATCCTTTCGTGTGGTGATTTAACATTCTAAAAACCAGCACATCATCTATAAATCCTTTTTGATCTGCATAATCAACGGCACTACTATAAACATATTCTTCTGGATTATGAAATTTATAATTTCTACTCATCTAACCTCCTTCTTAAATTTAAAATACAATTCTTTGTTTTTATCAAACTCGTTACTTTTCTTTATGACCACACGAAAGGATTCGTGCGGCAGCGAGGGATAAAAAGTAAAATGAGAATTTTAAGTTTCATAATAATAATAATAATAGATTTAGGAACTCTAAAGTTATAACGAAAAGTTAATTTAAAAAAATGGTTGTCTTAAATTTTAACAATTCGGTAACATACAATTGAAATATATCACACAAAAAACCTCCCAATAAAATTAGGAGGTTAGATATTATATAAAAAAGAATTTTCTAAGCCAGCACTTCTGCTACTTTCTTCCCAATTTCTGCAGGAGATTCCACAACGTGGATACCACATTCTCTCATGATTTGCTTTTTAGCTTGGGCAGTGTCATCACTTCCACCAACAATAGCACCAGCATGTCCCATCGTACGTCCGGCAGGTGCCGTTTCACCAGCAATAAATCCAACTACTGGTTTTTTGCTACCGCTTTCTTTATACCATTTGGCAGCATCTCCTTCAAGTTGCCCACCAATTTCACCAATCATCACCACACATTCGGTTTCTGAATCGTTGATAAGCATTTCTAAAGCTTCTTTGGTTGTGGTTCCAATAATTGGGTCGCCACCAATTCCAATCGCAGTGGTAATTCCTAACCCTTGTTTCACTACTTGATCCGCTGCTTCATAAGTTAAAGTTCCTGATTTAG from Formosa sp. Hel1_33_131 includes these protein-coding regions:
- a CDS encoding addiction module protein; the encoded protein is MGALELRAKLIEQFNLFIQDDSKLIALDGVFDSINTSTQAPSIIPEEHYKIVEERRRKYHAGETSGSTWDEVRQKLRNKYGF
- a CDS encoding ABC-F family ATP-binding cassette domain-containing protein, translating into MLSVSNLSVQFGKRILFDEVNTSFNTGNCYGIIGANGAGKSTFLNIIAGVQEPTSGHVHLEPGKRMSVLEQNHNLYDEHTVLETVIMGNNPLFKIKAEIDALYNDYSDANADRIGELQVKFEEMNGWNADSDAASMLSNLGIKEEHHYTLMKDLDGKQKVRVLLAQALFGSPDVLIMDEPTNDLDYETISWLEHFLANYDSCVIVVSHDRHFLDAVCTHISDIDFNKINHFSGNYTFWYESSQLAAKQRAQLNKKSEDKKKELEEFIRRFSANMAKSKQATSRKKMIDKLDVADIRPSSRRYPAIIFEREREAGDQILNVEKLAYQLEGDTLFDKIDFNLNKGDKVVVYSKDSRATSAFYDIVTKKLEAKSGTFQWGVTTTQSYLPLDNSSFFKNAMNLVEWLRQWTKTEEEREEVHIRGFLGKMIFSGEEALKQSNVLSGGEKVRCMLSRMMMMRANVLMLDEPTNHLDLESITAFNNSLKNFKGTVLFTTHDHEFAQTLANRVIELTPKGVIDRYTTFDEYMQDSKIKELRTKMYG
- a CDS encoding SDR family oxidoreductase codes for the protein MAKVVLITGGSSGIGKSIGEYLTDKGFTVYGTSRFPEKYTDSKFPIIKLDVTQTASISECVSELISKTGQIDVLVNNAGIGITGPLEEIPMEEMKRNFETNLFGPINMINAVLPYMRTQKSGQILNITSIAGYMGLPFRGVYSASKGALELITESYRMELKAFNITMSNIAPGDFATNIAAGRYHAPLLEDSPYKVAYGTTLNLMDSHVDSGKNPLLMAQVIHKIITSKNPKIHYKVGAFLQKFSVVLKRILPDLWYEKLLSRFYNI
- a CDS encoding acyl-CoA thioesterase, translating into MMVFEATRSVVSDDLDDLMHVNNVRYVQWVQDIAKSHWEASTTPLQQQENIWVLLSHHIDYKSAAKLHDEIHLKTYVTRSEGVSSTRIVEMYHKNSDKLIVKSETTWCLLDATSKKPKRISPEIAKVFR
- the fsa gene encoding fructose-6-phosphate aldolase gives rise to the protein MKFFIDTANLDQIKEAQDLGVLDGVTTNPSLMAKEGITGAENILNHYKAICAIVEGDVSAEVISTDFDGMVKEGEALAALHPQIVVKLPMIKDGVKACKYFSDKGIRTNVTLVFSPGQALLAAKAGATYVSPFIGRLDDISTDGLNLIAEIRLIYDNYGFGTEILAASVRHTMHVIDCAKLGADVMTGPLSSIEGLLRHPLTDSGLAKFLEDYKKGN
- a CDS encoding transcriptional regulator, producing the protein MEAKKNITREQKPTNELERTVEKKVKGIILSYKEVYYLDYEVDENTGMIHREHKVAFYTKSQMNRNLKSLKSAYLISKGAAAPEEIIRFRKKHHIAASTLSVILGFSKNTISNIENDGVTSLVSGRLIKMSINNKDIMSHYIRVCDSIDTRKKEKFSKKLLELGM
- a CDS encoding TlpA family protein disulfide reductase, whose translation is MKPIHLLFGLLIFVGCQTSPEEIKPVFVGGDIINPSNNYVVLYDTQNNTDTLYLNDENRFFHHFTNFKPGIHSFVHGGKYQSILLEENDSIMMHINTHDFDESIVYNGIGAKKNNYLINLLLKLEKEDRKTNAFYAKPPEKYHQNIEAFISKNTKDLEFFMTKNLNSELFKKVALSSIKYHYFTRKELYPFRHFGVHNFSNFKELPSDFYEFREEIVYNDIDLKDFYPYYNFLFPHINNLALEQLTTANPEFTLEDHQLDYTSRKLELIDSLVTNTMIKNNLLKYTTRNFISNSNSIDQSYILYQSFLDKSTNEKDKKYIKDLFKNVQGLQPGYPLPAIEVINHTNETVNINTIFDKTTVIYFWDNASRYHFENSHIKVKTLQEKLPNIDFVAININSMHTYVWKNMIFGNQFKINNEYRFADPSYAKKRLAINYIKKVLIVDRNGVILNATADLFDPEFEVSLKKYK
- a CDS encoding glutaminyl-peptide cyclotransferase, giving the protein MHTYKLLTFIGLNVLISACGSTTKSNFSIKTNSETNIISNAETLSIELLNPNNRDFDSIQLTLDTKIITASVDLSAIPLGEKLIKAKVFYDDTFEVALKKVVVVNAKPPKIYTYEIVNTYAHDITSYTQGLEFYKGDLYESTGQYGESKLRKLDYKNGSVVKNVDLSSSYFGEGLSVLNDKIYQLTWKEGRGLVYDVNSFEQIETFNYGQSKEGWGLCNDGQKFYKSDGSEYLWFLNPKTLAEEGSLQAYTNKEKLTNLNELEWVDGKIYANRYQKDGIAIINPENGAIEAVIDFKALKTKVTKHQGLDVLNGMAYNPKTKTLFVTGKRWDKLFEVKIIEN